In Podospora pseudopauciseta strain CBS 411.78 chromosome 2 map unlocalized CBS411.78m_2, whole genome shotgun sequence, the genomic stretch AGGGGGacggttgggttggaggaggtgaaggagatgatgggacggagtttgaggggggagatgacgGAGTTGAGGGTCGCGAGCTTTGTTCACCcggctggggtggtggaggaagatgtGGTGGGGAAGATTACGGCTGCGggtaggtttttttttttaattgtTGATTTTCACATTTCTCTTGAGTGGTTAATCCTAACTGATTTATTTTTCTGTCTACAGAATCAGCTTTTACAGCCCTAGGCTACGCAATCAGCAACGGCGACCTCCGCACCGTACGGGAGCTTTTGGAAGGGGACGAGTTcaaccaccagctcctcaaAAAGGCGGACTACGCTGGCAACACGGCCGTTCATCTTGCCGCTGTCGGGCCCGAGCCAAAGATCCTCAGGGAGGTCCTCGAGCGGGGCGCTAGCGTACACGTCAGGAACCGGGCGAACAACACGCCGCTTTATTTGGCGGAAAAAATGGTTGCCAGCGGGACGACGCCGAAGAGCGAAGAGTGTGTCGGTTTGTtgaaggaggcggggggCCATCTGTGGTTGGAGAATGAGGAGAGCATGGCTAATAGCCGGAGGGGGTCTGTGGGGGGCAGAGAGAATGGAAATGGAGTTAACGCCAAACCAGCCGAGGAGAAGTTGACTTTGGAAGTGGAAGCTCCTCTCCTTGGTGGCCCAGAGAGTTTTCTCTGGGGGGGTGCAACGGAGAAGGTCCGTCAGGAACACGACGCTGTGTGGAAGAACGCGATGGAGAGAGTTCGCAAGGAGCAGGATTCTGTGATTGAAAGAGCACGCAAGGAGCTGGATGCCAAATTGATGCAGGAACTCGCAAGGGTCGAGGCTGAGAGGGCCAGGCTGCTGAAAATTGGGGATACGCCGAATGTGCAGGGTGGTGCCGACGATATCGAGTCGACAACGGGAAAGATCGTCAACTGAGGGGTATACCCGAGCTGCGTGGTGATTTGGTTGGAGATGTTTTCTTAGGGTCTGAATCTTGAGACAGCGTACATGCTTCATGTAGACGTCTATGCCCAAGTTTTTGGCCATATGATATGTGGTTTCGTTTGGTTGGTTGAACATGCAAGAAATTATCTACCGATAGGTAGATCGGGTCCGTTTTTTGGGTCTTGTTTGCGGGTAGTATCTAGATAGATCAGATACTCAAGAGTTGGGGGCGGCCTTTTCGTGAGCTGCTCTGTTTTGTTTTACATGTCAGTAGATGTAAACGAATCGTTAGTTTTCAACCGCGAGGCTGCAGCCTGAAGACCATCAATGGGGGCTAAAAGACCCCATATCTACCGGCAGGCTACCGATGTAAAGGCCTCATCACACGCAGACGCAAGTTTATACATGTGCACTTTTCACTCACTTGCAGCTTACAAACCTATGCATACCTAGGGCGAGCGGCCGATCAGGGGGGGTAGTACAAAAATTTGTAGTTCGCTTGAGGAGCTGGCCTGGTTCATGAGTAGGTCTTTTCCCACACCACCTCAGATGCAGCTCACCCTCCATGGGGCTGGTTGCCTCGCCCAGCTTCGGCACGAGTAAGGTACCCGGGCTTTGGTGTTCATCTGTGAGGTGGGTGTTCAGCTGCAAGGCCTGCCGGATCAGGATTGGAAAATCAGAAAGTGGGCCGGTTGGATAGGTGGCCTTGTGGAGGTGGCCACCGGTTGATGTAAGTGACGACTGGATAGGAAAGGAAGGCTGGGCTTTGCCCATATGTGCTTCAGGGTGCATTCATCTTCAAGAGTTTGAACTTTAGTTGAATCGAGGGGAATGGCCTTATTTCAGCTCAAGGCGGCCGCTGAGGCTGGAGATGACGGTTTTGTTTATGGAGGGAATGGGATGCCTCCAGTGGctcgtggttgttgtggctgTTGCTCATGCCTGAAGCATATCCTTTTGCCTCTTGACCCGGAGTGTGCCTGGAtgactaggtaggtatgagTCCTTGAagagttttcttttttgcctTGAATCCTACGTGGAAAATTAGTTCAGGTGATGAGGAATAAGAGGAGCCGATGCTAAGCTTGATGTTCCTACAGCCTTGCATGATAGGCTTCTTAGGGTGCTGGgatggtgtgtggtggtgcaTAACCGAGGCACGTTGACTAACGGAATCCGCCCCGGACGACACACTGAGTAGATAGTGCCTTCCCTTCTAGGTGTCGAATGGTGGCCCAGGTGATGACTTGCAGGTAGTGACAGGCACCGGCAACCTCTTTGTGAGGGATTGCGGTGACTAAATCAAGAAGTGTCATCGTTATACTTCTTTCAATAACACCCCTTGCTCTTGGTTGAGCCTCATCTATCGCAGAGACCACCTTCTTTGAAAACAAGCTATCGCCACATATCAATGAACATTCGGTCAGAAAAAACTAACTCACTCACATGCCGCCTGACCTTTTCGactttgctgttgttgcctAGGCCATGTTCGACCGAGATCACCGGCAGCCCATATCATTCTCTGTGTCAGGTAGGTGTTGGTTCCAGACCTGGTACCGTTTCACTTGCAAAAGAAGGGTTCACCACAGGACGTGACTAGGTTCTCGGTGAGTGCCACAGCATACGATGCTGCTTTTCCACTCTCGAAGCTGCTTGCATGCCCGAGGGTGGGGGACGCTTTGCAGCAGAGCGTGCAGTTGGGCCTTTGTTGTTGGTTCGACCCTTcatccaccacaccaacGATCGTCCAGAATCACCTCTCGGTCCCCTGCATCAGGGCCCTTTGGGCCGCAGGCTATCGGGCTTGTCGAAAAGCAGTCAAAATAAAGCGGGAAAGGCAGCCATTCCCTAAACTTACCACTTCCCTGGGTCACCTGGGGCTGGTATCACTCTACCCAAGTCCCACAGGAGCGATATCACCGTGGCCTCACTGCGGGTCAGACTAGGCCGGCCTACGTAGCGACCTTTGGTGTTGtttctcctcatcaccggccTCCGCGACGGAGCGCGTTTTGCGGGGTTTACACTGCACAGGCAAGCAACACTGCaattgtttgtttgttgtggtCTGTTCTCAACCGGTCCAGTAACTGCGCAAGCGGTTCTCTATGGATTCCAGAGGACCCGGGGGAATGGCTTGTACTAGAATATCAAGACGAACGTGGGTTAAGCATGTGATACAGCAGAGACGCAAGACAGAAATCTCTGCCATTTCTTTGCGGGAGACAAAACACTAGCCATGCTGCTACCCGAGCACCTCTCCCCCAGAAAGTTGATCTCTGTGTGGCCACACCATTTCTCGTGAACGTATTGCCACAAGAGAGGCAAGCACGATGAGTTTGGCACCCGCTGATCCAGAAAACCGGAAAAAGAGGACAAAGACTGGCATGAGCGAGTGTTTTCCCCGGTTTCTTCTCTGTAAGGCTGATTTGCGGATTTGGCTGCTGCCCAAAGGGGGTAGTTAAGCATGGCCCGCGTAATGGGTAAGGCGACCTCTTCCTTTCTtcctacctaggtaggctTCATGCACGTCTCTGCTCTGGTTTCTCGGCCTAGGAGTATTAAAGGGCTCTGCTTCCTCCAggctttcttcttctggatTGAGTACTTGCAGGAAGTCTCTCGAACGCAGCCAACAGCTCGACAGAGGCCTCAATACCTCCAGAACCAACTCCTCACGGCCCATTTAACAGCGGCTCGTTGGTGAAGTcggttttctcttctctcttcttctttctctacACAAGATTCTTCAGACAATATGGacttctcccacctccttcgGACGGCTCTACCTCCATTTGTTGGTAATATGAGCGCAGAAGACAACAATGCCACCCAGAATATCGTCGAAACCCTCACGCCACTGCTCGGTTTGCAGTTCAACCCATTTTTGAATCTGTTCATGATTTTCTACGACTTGGCCGGCGGTCGCCTCGGCACACTGGGTTTAAACCCAGCGTATATTCTGACCTCATTTGGACTGGCTTGGGCTTTCAACAAGACGTGGGTGCATATCTACGCAAACGTCATGTCAATTCTGGGAAGGTATTTTACCGCCTCGGTTCAGGTCAACAGCGGGGATAACATCTACGACCACGTGATGAAGTTCCTCGCCAACCGGCAGGACATGACCGAATCTCGCTCTCTGACGGCAGAGACGTGGTTCAAGCCAACATCAGAAGAGGCGGACGAGGCAGATTTGTTCCGGACCAAAATCTCGCCCGACGGCGAAGGGGTCAACCTCAACTTCTCCAACCAAGAGTCCAAGTGCCCCCCTCGTTTTACGCCCGCAATCGGACTGCACAACTTTTGGTTCCGGGGCAAGTATTTCGCGTTGAGCCGGCAGCAGGAGACGCTGCACACAGACAACAGCTGGGGCGGCTCGCAGTACAGGGACAGGGAGTCACTTGTTCTGTCCTGCTACGGCCGTTCGCCTGAGCCTATCAAGCGCCTTCTGGAGCATGCGAAGCAAGAGTACTACAGCGAGCACAACGCCAGGACCATTGTCAAACGTCCGGCTTCACAGAGCATGAGGAGCTATGGTGGCCGGCACAGCTGGTCCATGGTGGCAAATCGGCCGGTTCGCCCCATGAAGACGGTGGTACTGGATGAGAAGCAAAAGGTGCAAGTGCTTTACGACATGAACGAGTACCTCCACCCTTCTACTCCGCGATGGTAAGTATTTCTCTCACGAACCGCATCATATGGAATAATATTCTAACTCTCTATTTCAGGTATGCAAATCGCGGTATTCCCCTCCGTCGAGGCTATCTTTTCCACGGCCCGCCAGGGACAGGCAAAACGTCGCTGTCCTTTGCCCTGGCCGGTGTGTTTGGCCTTGACATTTACGTTATCTCGCTCCTTGACCCGTCTCTAACCGAAGAAGACCTTTGTGCACTCTTCAATTCCCTTCCGCGTCGCTGTGTGGTACTGCTCGAGGACATTGACACAGCTGGACTTGCTCGCCCGGGCGACTCAACTCCTGCTTCTGAAGACGGTGACGACAGTGACGAGAAGTCCAAGGACAAgtcaaagaagaaggacaaggattccaaagaaaaaaagtcttCGGAATGGAACGTCGCCGACTTGGCCCGGGAGCTCAAGAAGCAGTCATCGAGTGAATCTACAGATAAGAAAGGCATTTCACTCTCTGGCCTGCTTAATGCTATTGATGGCGTCGCCTCTCACGAGGGCCGGGTTTTGATCATGACAACTAACAAACCGGAGACACTCGATGAGGCTCTCATTCGCCCCGGGCGGGTCGATCTTCAAATCGCCTTTACCAACGCCACCAGGGAACAAACCTGTGAGTTGTTCAAGAGGATGTACGACGCCGACCGGACCGCCACCACGCCTTTGAAAAAGGAGGACAGGCCCCAGTCTACCGCCACCACCCGTCTCCGCTCCCGCCTCGCCTTCTTCCGTTCTCCCTCCAACAAAATTACAAGGACCATCTCCGCCCCGGTGGTTCGTCAGCTTCCCCTCAATGACAACAGCGGCGAGAAAGACGGCAACCTAACCGACACATCGGTCACCACAACAGCAGTCGACCTCGACTCTGACCtctgctccctcccctcctctgcctccccAACAAAGATATCTTTTGCCCCGGAGGAAGTCAGCAAGCTCCTCGCCGAGGAGATTGACGACCTGAAACCCATCACCCCGGAAGAACTCGACAAGATCGCGCAGGGCTTTGCCTCCAAGATCCCCGAGGGGCAGTTCTCGCCTGCGGAACTGCAAGGGTTTCTgctcaagaggaagagagagccGAGAAGGGcgctgagggaggtgggtgttTGGGTCGAAGGGACGctggagcagaagaagagcaagaccAAGGTCGTTAGGGTGCAATGACTTGAAGACAGAAAACCAGAAAGGGGCAACTTTGCTGGATgatttctttttgcttttttacACTTAATATTCTCTGGTTTGTTGTCTTCATATTTTTCGCACCATGCGGACTTTCTTTGAGCAGAGCGGGGGGCACAGACGCATACAGGTGAGCAAAAATTGGGTTTCAACAACGACAGGATGTTTTTTCTCGGGGGTTaggctaggtaggtaggtaggtaggaaggaaggaaggattTGGATATGGACATGGAAagaggatggatggatgggggggcgttggggtttccttttcctttttgttCATGACGGACGATCGGTATCTATCTATTGTGAAGTGTCGCTTTGTCTTCTTTTAGAAATGCAGAACATGAGAATATGAGGTATATGAAATTCCTTGCAAAACGACTCTCATCTCCAACCATTTTCTCGTACTCCAACTTGCCCCCCTGGTCTAATCGAGTGGACCTTTCATCATGTTTTGCTTTGCAGatcccatccctcctccttcctcgacaCGCTTCCTCATCCTAAACATACCGGAACACAAAAGCTGGTTTGGTCCCCTTTGCCGGGTTGGTCCCCAGGCCGGGGCCGGGGCCAGCTCGTCTCGGCTTTCGGCggtccccaccacccccgttCTGGCCCCACCCctttcaccccctcccacccggTCCCGTCCAAACTTAGCACACAATGAATGTCtattcttttttgttttctcaccaACAAATCCCGGGTCCTAAAGCCCTCCTCCGTTTTGCCTCGCTTATCCCGCTGCCCGTTCAGTTGGATCAAAGAAAAATTCAAGCTAGAAAGTAGTAGCACCGGCCGCTGCCGAGATTCATGCGTTAGCTATTACGGACCTACCGAACCTGAACCTCCCACATATGTAAAAAGTTCGGACGACGTAACTCCGGGACGGGTCAGCAATGGGGGAGTGTCTTGCGACTGGGAAGTGGTCCTATTGGTGGGCTTGCAATCTTGCATGAACAATGAGATTCCCtgaggatggtgttgtgggaTTCTCTTTACATCCACTGCCCCTAGTTTGATATTTTGTTGGGTTGGCATGGCTGGGAAGTTTGAACCGGCAGGACGGCTCGGTAGAGATGACTgatttggggttggggtttctTGTGAGTAGTGTCTCCATTGTTACTAACTGGACGGCTCGGTACCTATGGCCAACTTGGGACTGGGGCATAGTTGTGGGTGTTATGATGTACAGGATGGTGCGGTATATCAGTTGTTAGCTATTTGTAACTTTgaaggttgggttgggggagatggcgagggggttCCTATCTGACGATGAAGTTTTGTCCCGtaggcgggggaggaggaaagttGGTAGGTAGGCATCAGCATGAAGCTGCTGACACACCTGATCGTGATGAATGGTGCTAGCTTGGGATGGATGAGAAACGGTGAGATGGCCATCAACTCCGTTGTCTTACTCTCAGTCCGAAGAACACGTCGATGATAATCATGCTCATCCCGTCTCAAACCATCCTCCCAACCGGCCCGATCACGACCCAGACTTACCTCATGTTTCAACCGTCTGCCTACTTCCCCGGTCAGAGGGATTGAAGCTGACCCGAACGCACAATCGTGGCGTGGATTTATGCTTGACCTGATGTGCCTTGCAGATCCTCCACATTTTCTTCGAAACAATCGAAACTttgggaggaaggaaggaccagTCGTCAGCTCCTACTGCAAGTGCGGCTGGGACCACTACCTGCCTTGCCTTCTGTGGAGCGAGGCTTCGGTGTTGGAAACTGTGGCGTTCTTTCCTTCAAAAGTGTGTGGTATCTGCGGTCGGGAGCACTTTCTTACTTGCTCTCCTGGATTGTAGGTAAGGAAGGAACCTTGCGATCACCTCAACATAGAGAATAGAAGTTGTGTCTTCAGGGGAAAAGCCGATCATGAATCTTCCTCAAGAAATTCAAATCCAATCATCCCACCTTCTACACCAAGCCAGCTCGGAATCCCGGCAACCAGTAACATCCCATAGCtctaccacctcccctcatTCAGGAACAGGAGGCCCCAACTGCCGTTTAAGGGGTAGAATTCCCAAGGTGGCACAGGTAGGTGGCCTTGCACCCACCCCAGCTTTTCAACATCACGTTGGCCTCAACTCCGGAACCACTGACTGGTTGGATCAATCCCCCAAGCCTCAACaacagaaaaacaaaaaaaaaaaaacaaaaaaaaaatctgGATGGAAGAAGACGGCTGGCTCTGTTATGCCGCGGGGTATCCCACCTACCGCGCAACAAAAGAACTCCTTATAATTCCTGCTCCAATGAGAAGCTCTGAAATGGGTCTTATACCAGCACAATCGAGCACCACCAAGACAAAACTACACCAAAAACCAACCTTCCTAATCCGTCCTAACTGGGATTATTACCCCACGAAAACTATCGTGCAGGAACGCGGTGAGAGGAAGTTGTTCGCTGACTTGTCTGTGCCTGCATAATCGCTTGCGTTATGCCTATACATGCTTTTAATCCGCCAACGCCAACCAAACGTGGGAAAGCCGGGGAGCGAAAATCATGCAAGGTAGCAAGCGAGCAAtcgtctttttcttcatcCTTCTGTCGTACCGTGATGGTTTTGTTTTACTGTTGCCGTTGCTCTCGCTTCACGGGTGGGGTAAAAGGTGATGATGCGCATTTCTATGGAAAATGTGATGATAAGAATGCAACGGTGATCATCACGACAACTCTGTAACGGTGGCTCTCCCAGGAAATGAAATCTCTCATTCCGTTGGTTCCCGGGAGAAGTTggttgaagaagagaggcGAGTTGAAACATTTCCACCCCCTGAACTCCTGAAACTaacacccccaccaccacacctcaACCTGAAAGGGAGAGCTCCCTATCATCTCGCcaaggaggggttgaagaaacccccccccaaaaaaaaccctGACAATACGACAAGCTTTTCTTCCATCACGAGAATAATGACAATGTTGCAGTGTCAAAGACACAAGCGATAAGTAAAACCGCGAGGGTGGTGATCCCAGTGGacgggaagggaggggggaggtgaaacATCGTGACCGACTCGGCGGTGATTGATCCTTGAATGGGATGGTTACGGAGACTAAGTTCATTGTCACATTAAAAGTTTGTAGGCAAATTGCTTCAAAATATTTCAGATATCCTTTGTGCCTGCCTTGCTTATTGTGgttgcaaaaaaaaaaaatgcttGTATCCTTCCCAAGTGGTATCATATATATCATTTCAATCCAGCCCAAAGTCATATCCCACCCTCCTAGCAAAATCAAAAACGCCTTGCCCTTCAAGGGGTGGTTTATCATCCCATCATTATATGCCCCCGCTTTGTAATCCCAAATCCAATAAACTCCATGCCATGCTGATAGTATTGTCAGTGTAATGTGTGTGCGTAAAATGCAATCTGATCCAGTGCCTTAAACCCTCCCAGTAAACTTCacactcctcctcctagcTGACAACCCGCTCAAGATCCCCCTCTTCTGCCTCTCCGTATTTGGCGATGTCGGTGAGAGGATATCACTCGGAAGACCTGGCTGCGATCCACTCATGACAATGGCATTCTTCTTGACAGCCCTGAGGATGTCGTTGTATGTGATCGGGGTCTGGGGTGTCTTGTCGCCAATCCTGCTGCTGAtgttctccttttcctcgtcATGCTCCTCGAGTTGGTCGTCCGAGACAGAGACAGAGTGTTGCAACGAGCTCCTCTTAGTGCTGGTCGACGGTCTTGGCTGGTGTGACACACTAGACCCCGACGTGTCAAGCGTAGGCCGGCTCTTCTTGCGAGCCAAGCTAAACGACCTCGTGACACCCTTCAAGATCTGAGTAGGCGTCCGTGGTGTTTTGGCAGTCTCCCCCTCCAGACTGTCAAGCGGTTTTGGCACCGCCTCCAGCGAGTAGTGAGATCCGTTGGCGTAAGGGTCAATGCTCAGAAACGCGGGAGGCTTCCTCTTGTTGGTGAGAAGGTCAGAAAGCAAGCTACTGCTGCTTCGCCTgttggggttgctgctgcgggcCGAGAGACTGCTTGCTGGTGTGATTGGTCGATCACCGGAAGGGTGAATGGGTGCTGTCGTGGATGGTTTGAGAGACTCGGACTCGGACGACTCGGTGCTATTCCTTGTCCTGCTTGTGTTCACAGAAGACGAGCTCAATGACACGGAACGCTGTTTTCTGAGAGAAAGGTTGACGATTGAGGGTTTGCCTGCAAACACCACCGAGACTACTCTTGCCGTGACCTCCTGGCTGCCTCGTCGGGTAGCGGCTGTGGGAGAGTCGGGGTCCTCGATGCTCGAGTCATAGTCATACTCGGAAAAATCGTCGGCGTCGGAGGAGGCGTCCTCTTCGGAGGAAAGATAGATGTCGTGCGGTGCGGTGGCCtgtccttcctctcctcccagctTCAATCCGTGGTTGTCCAATATCCTTGACACCCTCCTCGAACTCTTTTTGGGAAGCTCAGGGACGTCGTTGGTGGGATTGGTGCGAACCCTCTTGGGACTCGGAGCCAGTGTGTCGGGGTGTTCCTCGTCCATATCGTGATACTCGTCAAAGATGGGCTCGTCAAATTGTGTTGCTGTTTGCTTGTTTGTATATGCAATGTCCGGTTGGCTGTTCTCCTCGAGGTGACTGTCCACCAAAGACATGACCCTCCAGCAAAGACTGTATA encodes the following:
- a CDS encoding uncharacterized protein (EggNog:ENOG503PF8Z); the protein is MSLVDSHLEENSQPDIAYTNKQTATQFDEPIFDEYHDMDEEHPDTLAPSPKRVRTNPTNDVPELPKKSSRRVSRILDNHGLKLGGEEGQATAPHDIYLSSEEDASSDADDFSEYDYDSSIEDPDSPTAATRRGSQEVTARVVSVVFAGKPSIVNLSLRKQRSVSLSSSSVNTSRTRNSTESSESESLKPSTTAPIHPSGDRPITPASSLSARSSNPNRRSSSSLLSDLLTNKRKPPAFLSIDPYANGSHYSLEAVPKPLDSLEGETAKTPRTPTQILKGVTRSFSLARKKSRPTLDTSGSSVSHQPRPSTSTKRSSLQHSVSVSDDQLEEHDEEKENISSRIGDKTPQTPITYNDILRAVKKNAIVMSGSQPGLPSDILSPTSPNTERQKRGILSGLSARRRSVKFTGRV
- a CDS encoding uncharacterized protein (EggNog:ENOG503NX6C; COG:O), producing MDFSHLLRTALPPFVGNMSAEDNNATQNIVETLTPLLGLQFNPFLNLFMIFYDLAGGRLGTLGLNPAYILTSFGLAWAFNKTWVHIYANVMSILGRYFTASVQVNSGDNIYDHVMKFLANRQDMTESRSLTAETWFKPTSEEADEADLFRTKISPDGEGVNLNFSNQESKCPPRFTPAIGLHNFWFRGKYFALSRQQETLHTDNSWGGSQYRDRESLVLSCYGRSPEPIKRLLEHAKQEYYSEHNARTIVKRPASQSMRSYGGRHSWSMVANRPVRPMKTVVLDEKQKVQVLYDMNEYLHPSTPRWYANRGIPLRRGYLFHGPPGTGKTSLSFALAGVFGLDIYVISLLDPSLTEEDLCALFNSLPRRCVVLLEDIDTAGLARPGDSTPASEDGDDSDEKSKDKSKKKDKDSKEKKSSEWNVADLARELKKQSSSESTDKKGISLSGLLNAIDGVASHEGRVLIMTTNKPETLDEALIRPGRVDLQIAFTNATREQTCELFKRMYDADRTATTPLKKEDRPQSTATTRLRSRLAFFRSPSNKITRTISAPVVRQLPLNDNSGEKDGNLTDTSVTTTAVDLDSDLCSLPSSASPTKISFAPEEVSKLLAEEIDDLKPITPEELDKIAQGFASKIPEGQFSPAELQGFLLKRKREPRRALREVGVWVEGTLEQKKSKTKVVRVQ